The proteins below come from a single Dermatophilaceae bacterium Soc4.6 genomic window:
- a CDS encoding beta-galactosidase, whose protein sequence is MRSWPDDRVALGGDYNPEQWPREVWDEDIALMARAGVSFVTLGVFSWSWLEPAKGEYDFAWLDDIMDRLAGAGIAVDLATATATPPPWFSLAFPQTLPVDHDGHTLWPGSRQTWCPSSEVYREHALALTTALATRYHEHPALAMWHVSNEYACHNLPCYCDTCAGAFRRWLQRRYDDLEHLNDAWGTAFWSQRYTAWEQILPPRRTTAFANPTQQLDFARFGSDTLLDFYRAEKQVLTTLSPGVPVTTNFMTMTHFRHLDYHRWAPHQDVVSTDHYVVDGLEHPRAELAFSGDVTRGLADGSPWLLMEHSTSAVNWQPVNRAKAPGQTLRDSLAHVARGADTIGFFQWRQSLSGSEKFHSAMVPHAGPDSARFREVCRLGEVAARLGEVCGSRVEASVALLWDYEAQWAGTGPAMPSQLLDYPVVARAVHRLLRDRGVTLDVVHPGADLASYGLVVVPTLYLVSDAHAAAIAAAAERGATVLVTMFSGISDEDDHVRPGGYPGAFCDLLGVRVEEFFPLREGEAVGLEGGGHGEIWSEDVTAVDAVVVDRFATGPLSGRPALTRRDVGVGSAWYLSTLPDDTHLDALLGQLVAEAGVHPAADVSPGVEAVRRSGPGGSWLFLANDTDQPQRVTTRGHDLVADVTVDGEITLAPGHVAVVREG, encoded by the coding sequence ATGCGTTCGTGGCCCGATGATCGTGTCGCTCTCGGTGGCGACTACAACCCCGAGCAGTGGCCCCGTGAGGTCTGGGACGAGGACATCGCCCTGATGGCGCGGGCCGGGGTGTCCTTCGTGACCCTCGGCGTCTTCTCGTGGTCGTGGCTCGAGCCCGCGAAGGGTGAGTACGACTTCGCCTGGCTCGACGACATCATGGACCGCCTCGCCGGAGCCGGCATCGCGGTCGACCTCGCGACGGCGACCGCAACCCCACCGCCGTGGTTCTCGCTGGCCTTCCCCCAGACGCTGCCGGTCGACCACGACGGGCACACGCTGTGGCCGGGCAGCCGGCAGACGTGGTGCCCGAGCTCGGAGGTCTACCGCGAGCACGCGCTCGCCCTCACCACGGCCCTGGCCACCCGGTATCACGAGCACCCCGCCCTGGCCATGTGGCACGTCTCCAACGAGTACGCCTGCCACAACCTGCCCTGCTACTGCGACACCTGCGCCGGTGCCTTCCGCCGCTGGCTCCAGCGCCGGTACGACGACCTCGAGCACCTCAACGACGCCTGGGGCACCGCCTTCTGGAGCCAGCGGTACACGGCGTGGGAGCAGATCCTGCCCCCGCGGCGCACCACAGCCTTCGCCAACCCGACGCAGCAGCTCGACTTCGCCCGCTTCGGGTCCGACACCCTGCTGGACTTCTACCGGGCCGAGAAGCAGGTCCTGACCACCCTCTCCCCCGGCGTGCCGGTCACGACCAACTTCATGACGATGACGCACTTCCGTCACCTCGACTACCACCGCTGGGCCCCCCACCAGGACGTCGTCAGCACCGATCACTACGTCGTCGACGGCCTCGAGCACCCGCGGGCCGAGCTCGCCTTCAGCGGCGACGTGACGCGCGGTCTCGCCGACGGCTCACCGTGGCTGCTGATGGAGCACTCGACGTCGGCCGTCAACTGGCAGCCGGTCAACCGGGCCAAGGCCCCCGGCCAGACGCTGCGCGACAGCCTCGCCCACGTGGCGCGCGGCGCCGACACCATCGGCTTCTTCCAGTGGCGCCAGTCGCTCTCGGGGTCGGAGAAGTTCCACTCGGCGATGGTGCCCCACGCCGGCCCCGACAGCGCCCGCTTCCGCGAGGTCTGCCGGCTCGGGGAGGTCGCCGCCCGCCTCGGCGAGGTGTGCGGCTCCCGCGTCGAGGCCTCCGTGGCCCTGCTGTGGGACTACGAGGCGCAGTGGGCGGGGACGGGACCCGCGATGCCGTCCCAGCTGCTCGACTACCCCGTCGTGGCCCGTGCGGTCCACCGGCTCCTGCGCGACCGGGGCGTGACGCTCGACGTGGTGCACCCGGGCGCTGACCTCGCTTCCTACGGCCTCGTGGTGGTGCCGACGCTCTACCTCGTCTCCGATGCGCACGCAGCCGCGATCGCCGCCGCCGCCGAGCGGGGCGCGACCGTGCTCGTAACGATGTTCTCCGGCATCAGCGACGAGGACGACCACGTGCGCCCGGGCGGCTACCCCGGAGCCTTTTGTGACCTGCTGGGCGTGCGCGTCGAGGAGTTCTTCCCCCTGCGCGAGGGCGAGGCCGTCGGCCTCGAGGGCGGGGGGCACGGCGAGATCTGGTCGGAGGACGTGACGGCCGTCGACGCCGTCGTCGTCGACCGCTTCGCCACCGGGCCGCTCTCCGGGCGGCCCGCTCTCACCCGGCGCGACGTCGGTGTGGGGTCGGCCTGGTATCTGAGCACCCTGCCCGACGACACCCACCTCGACGCTCTGCTCGGGCAGCTGGTGGCCGAGGCCGGGGTGCACCCGGCCGCCGACGTCTCCCCCGGGGTAGAGGCCGTCCGACGCTCCGGGCCAGGCGGGTCGTGGCTCTTCCTCGCCAACGACACCGACCAGCCGCAGCGGGTGACCACCCGGGGCCACGACCTGGTCGCCGACGTCACCGTCGACGGCGAGATCACCCTCGCCCCCGGTCACGTCGCCGTCGTGCGTGAAGGATGA
- a CDS encoding DeoR/GlpR family DNA-binding transcription regulator, with protein MLASQRRSTILSLVDETGAVKVSDLVDHLQVSDMTIRRDIEQLAREGRLERVHGGAVSLGQASSHEPGFLVKSALMTAEKRAIAEHAATLVEPGSAVAISAGTTTYELARCLRTVPDITIVTNSVPVAQLLHESSAPGQTVVLTGGLRTPSDALVGPVAVTALRSLHVDRLFLGVHGMDSRAGLTTPNIVEAETNRALVASARQTVILADHTKWGVVGLSTIIALAEVDLLVTDSGLPSRARTALEDAVTQLVVVRAGGRGQRAPAVATQR; from the coding sequence GTGCTCGCCAGCCAGCGCCGCTCGACCATCCTGTCGCTGGTCGACGAGACGGGCGCCGTCAAGGTCTCCGACCTGGTGGACCACCTGCAGGTCTCGGACATGACGATCAGGCGCGACATCGAGCAGCTGGCGCGCGAGGGACGGCTCGAGCGAGTGCACGGCGGAGCCGTCTCCCTCGGGCAGGCGAGCTCGCACGAGCCCGGCTTCCTCGTGAAGTCGGCGCTGATGACGGCCGAGAAGCGGGCCATCGCCGAGCACGCGGCCACCCTCGTCGAGCCCGGCTCGGCGGTCGCGATCTCCGCCGGTACGACGACCTACGAGCTGGCACGCTGCCTGCGCACGGTGCCGGACATCACGATCGTGACCAACTCGGTGCCGGTCGCCCAGCTGCTGCACGAGTCGAGCGCCCCCGGGCAGACCGTGGTGCTCACCGGTGGGCTGCGCACGCCGTCCGACGCGCTCGTCGGCCCGGTCGCGGTGACGGCGCTGCGGTCGCTGCACGTCGACCGGCTGTTCCTCGGCGTGCACGGGATGGACTCACGGGCCGGGCTGACCACCCCCAACATCGTCGAGGCCGAGACCAACCGCGCACTGGTCGCCTCGGCCCGCCAGACGGTGATCCTGGCCGACCACACCAAGTGGGGGGTCGTCGGGCTCAGCACCATCATCGCGCTCGCCGAGGTCGACCTGCTCGTCACCGACTCCGGGCTGCCCTCGCGGGCCCGCACGGCCCTCGAGGACGCCGTGACGCAGCTCGTGGTCGTCCGGGCGGGTGGGCGTGGTCAGCGGGCCCCCGCGGTGGCGACGCAGCGGTAG
- a CDS encoding NlpC/P60 family protein has translation MKVSAVVVASGGLLATFALPAAAAPGDNGTALVASAKQATAPAVGAVAVEAPATPANAPTYGVIGFTGKKAVATAVPMTIKKIVKKVVQPAPAPAAPVARVSRSASRVAITSTPTASAASTSSAAPATRTIALPAPSGGILGAARALSGIPYLWGGMSTAGADCSGYTSLVFRAVGISLPRTAEAQRLAATRVTNPVPGDLVFVGFPAYHVGIYAGPGVMYDDPRPGQSSGLHSIWTMQNVSFGRM, from the coding sequence ATGAAGGTCTCGGCCGTCGTGGTGGCCTCCGGTGGCCTGCTGGCCACCTTCGCCCTCCCGGCCGCGGCCGCCCCCGGTGACAACGGAACCGCCCTGGTTGCCTCCGCGAAGCAGGCTACGGCCCCGGCCGTCGGCGCCGTCGCCGTCGAGGCCCCCGCGACGCCGGCCAACGCGCCGACCTACGGGGTCATCGGCTTCACCGGCAAGAAGGCTGTGGCCACTGCGGTCCCCATGACGATCAAGAAGATCGTCAAGAAGGTCGTGCAGCCCGCTCCGGCTCCCGCCGCCCCGGTCGCCCGGGTCTCACGCTCCGCCAGCCGCGTCGCCATCACGAGCACGCCGACTGCGTCGGCTGCCTCGACCTCGTCGGCTGCACCGGCCACCCGCACCATCGCGCTGCCGGCTCCGAGCGGTGGCATCCTCGGCGCAGCACGGGCGCTCAGCGGCATCCCCTACCTCTGGGGCGGCATGTCGACCGCGGGCGCCGACTGCTCCGGATACACCAGTCTCGTCTTCCGCGCGGTCGGCATCTCGCTGCCCCGCACGGCCGAGGCCCAGCGTCTGGCCGCCACCCGCGTGACGAACCCGGTCCCCGGCGACCTGGTCTTCGTCGGCTTCCCGGCCTACCACGTCGGTATCTACGCCGGCCCCGGCGTCATGTACGACGATCCCCGCCCGGGCCAGTCCAGCGGACTGCACAGCATCTGGACCATGCAGAACGTCAGCTTCGGTCGTATGTGA
- a CDS encoding metal-dependent transcriptional regulator, with amino-acid sequence MTDLIDTTEMYLKTIFELEEEGITPLRARIAERLGHSGPTVSQTVARMERDGLLHVADDRQLRLTDQGRTLATRVMRKHRLAERLLVDVIGLEWEFVHDEACRWEHVMSERVERKILAMLDDHLVSPYGNPIPGLDELGEEGGESFRHGVETLVEIATAEPVLVVVRRIGETVQVDHEALTLLTSAGLLPGERVSVSLQGGRVIAVREGDELSTGVSLPTGVAVHVFAARI; translated from the coding sequence GTGACGGACCTGATCGACACGACGGAGATGTACCTCAAGACGATCTTCGAGCTGGAGGAAGAAGGCATCACCCCGCTGCGCGCGCGCATCGCCGAGCGGCTGGGCCACTCCGGGCCCACGGTGAGCCAGACCGTGGCCCGGATGGAGCGCGACGGGCTGCTGCACGTCGCCGACGACCGGCAGCTGCGGCTGACCGACCAGGGGCGCACCCTCGCCACGCGCGTGATGCGCAAGCACCGCCTGGCCGAGCGGCTGCTGGTCGACGTCATCGGGCTGGAGTGGGAGTTCGTGCACGACGAGGCGTGCCGCTGGGAGCACGTCATGAGCGAGCGCGTCGAGCGCAAGATCCTCGCCATGCTCGACGACCACCTCGTCTCGCCCTACGGCAACCCCATCCCGGGGCTCGACGAGCTCGGGGAGGAGGGCGGCGAGTCCTTCCGCCACGGCGTCGAGACCCTCGTCGAGATCGCCACCGCCGAGCCGGTCCTCGTCGTGGTGCGCCGCATCGGTGAGACGGTGCAGGTGGACCACGAGGCCCTCACGCTGCTCACCAGTGCCGGTCTGCTGCCGGGTGAGCGGGTCTCGGTCAGCCTCCAGGGCGGTCGGGTGATCGCCGTCCGCGAGGGCGACGAGCTCAGCACCGGGGTCTCCCTGCCGACCGGCGTCGCCGTCCACGTCTTCGCCGCCCGGATCTGA
- a CDS encoding MFS transporter yields MDSLADLRSIALAAYGPSVLSAVGTGAVAPVIVLSARDLGAGVNLAAFMVALMGVGQLLGDIPAGALAARLGERTALLLACGIEAVGMLGCALARHVWVLAASLVVLGLAASVFGLARQAYLTEVVPIRLRARALSTLGGVSRIGLFVGPFLGAAAVSRFGVSAAYGVGLLASTAAFALLLVVPDLTSGERAAQLRDPVRRSVGSVLLEHRRTLRTLGVGVLFISGARSCRTALVPLWAEGIGLDAAHTSLVFGIAGAVDMLLFYPGGRIMDRWGRLYVVVPSMVVLGLGMALLPLAGSFGLVALVATVMAAGNGLGSGVVMTLGADASPTRDRAQFLGGWRLMSDSGNAAGPGLISALTTVVPLAAAAVAMGALALAGAGWLRVWVPRFDPVSRGSLERRRERGADGPGRR; encoded by the coding sequence GTGGACTCGCTCGCAGACCTGAGGTCGATCGCGCTCGCGGCCTACGGGCCGAGCGTGCTCAGCGCTGTCGGCACGGGGGCGGTCGCCCCGGTCATCGTGCTCTCTGCGCGCGACCTCGGGGCCGGCGTCAACCTCGCCGCGTTCATGGTCGCGCTCATGGGTGTCGGGCAGCTGCTCGGCGACATACCGGCGGGCGCGCTCGCCGCCCGGCTGGGGGAGCGCACGGCCCTGCTGCTCGCGTGCGGGATCGAAGCGGTCGGCATGCTCGGCTGCGCCCTCGCCCGCCACGTGTGGGTGCTGGCCGCATCGCTCGTGGTGCTCGGTCTCGCGGCGTCCGTCTTCGGCCTGGCCCGTCAGGCCTACCTCACCGAGGTGGTGCCGATCCGCCTGCGGGCCCGCGCCCTGTCGACCCTCGGCGGGGTCAGCCGCATCGGCCTGTTCGTGGGGCCCTTCCTCGGGGCGGCCGCGGTCAGCCGCTTCGGTGTGTCGGCGGCCTACGGCGTCGGGCTGCTCGCCTCGACGGCCGCCTTCGCCCTCCTCCTGGTCGTGCCCGACCTGACCTCCGGCGAGCGGGCGGCGCAGCTGCGCGACCCCGTACGACGCTCTGTGGGCTCGGTGCTGCTCGAGCACCGTCGCACCCTGCGCACCCTCGGTGTCGGGGTGCTGTTCATCTCGGGCGCCCGCTCCTGCCGCACGGCGCTGGTACCGCTGTGGGCCGAGGGCATCGGGCTCGACGCGGCGCACACCAGCCTCGTCTTCGGCATCGCCGGGGCCGTCGACATGCTGCTGTTCTATCCGGGCGGTCGCATCATGGACCGCTGGGGCCGCCTCTACGTGGTCGTCCCGAGCATGGTCGTGCTCGGGCTCGGAATGGCGCTGCTGCCGCTGGCCGGGTCGTTCGGCCTCGTCGCCCTCGTGGCGACCGTGATGGCGGCCGGCAACGGCCTCGGCTCCGGCGTGGTCATGACGCTCGGCGCCGATGCCTCACCGACCCGCGACCGCGCGCAGTTCCTCGGGGGCTGGCGGCTGATGTCGGACAGCGGCAACGCGGCCGGCCCTGGCCTCATCTCGGCCCTCACCACCGTCGTGCCGCTGGCGGCGGCCGCCGTCGCGATGGGTGCGCTCGCCCTCGCCGGGGCCGGCTGGCTGCGGGTGTGGGTGCCGCGCTTCGACCCCGTCTCGCGGGGGTCGCTGGAGCGGCGGCGGGAGCGCGGGGCGGACGGGCCCGGCCGACGGTAG
- a CDS encoding pyridoxal 5'-phosphate synthase has product MNSDAAHAAGQVQRHDYTGDGLTEEMLESTPYAQVRRWVDEADQRALTNPDVYEPRALSVATADAHGVPNVRTVLMRFLDQRGPGFVSSTDSTKGLELAANAHIAVALTWPAMFRAIRLRGTVERIAAPEVHDYWVTRPWGSRISAWASHQSAPARDRGQLEDDYARYAAQYPDHGRPDDVPVPPTWAGYRVRATEVELWAGRSNRLHDRLVFTAVGAGGGVAAQDVSAHPALDDRAAWVLTRRQP; this is encoded by the coding sequence GTGAACAGCGACGCGGCACACGCCGCAGGACAGGTCCAGCGGCACGACTACACCGGTGACGGGCTCACCGAGGAGATGCTCGAGTCGACGCCCTATGCGCAGGTGCGCCGCTGGGTCGACGAGGCCGATCAGCGGGCACTGACGAACCCCGACGTCTACGAGCCCCGCGCGCTGTCGGTCGCGACGGCCGACGCGCACGGCGTGCCGAACGTGCGCACCGTGCTCATGCGCTTCCTCGACCAGCGCGGGCCGGGCTTCGTCAGCTCGACCGACTCGACGAAGGGCCTCGAGCTCGCGGCCAACGCGCACATCGCGGTCGCGCTGACCTGGCCGGCGATGTTCCGCGCGATCCGGCTGCGTGGCACGGTCGAGCGGATCGCGGCGCCCGAGGTGCACGACTACTGGGTCACCCGCCCCTGGGGCTCGCGGATCAGCGCGTGGGCCTCGCACCAGTCGGCGCCGGCGCGGGACCGCGGCCAGCTGGAGGACGACTACGCCCGGTATGCCGCGCAGTACCCCGACCACGGTCGGCCCGACGACGTGCCGGTGCCGCCGACCTGGGCCGGCTACCGGGTGCGCGCGACCGAGGTCGAGCTCTGGGCCGGGCGCAGCAACCGGCTGCACGACCGGCTCGTCTTCACCGCTGTCGGCGCCGGGGGCGGGGTCGCGGCGCAGGACGTGAGTGCGCACCCGGCGCTCGACGACCGGGCCGCCTGGGTGCTCACCCGCCGCCAGCCCTGA